One genomic region from Williamwhitmania sp. encodes:
- the lpcA gene encoding D-sedoheptulose 7-phosphate isomerase produces MIDPILQVRQNFQEARDVLELFMSESQSWESIEKAGNLMVEAIEDGHKLISCGNGGSMSDAMHFAEELSGRFRGDRRALPAIAISDPSHITCSANDFGYDKVFARFVEAIGSKGDVLVAISTSGNSANVMEACIAARQKGMKIVGLTGKNGGKLAGMCDVEIRVPFFGFADRVQEVHIKIIHSLIHYIEMKLGLTQ; encoded by the coding sequence ATGATTGATCCTATTTTACAAGTTCGTCAGAACTTTCAGGAGGCTAGGGATGTGCTGGAACTGTTCATGTCGGAGAGCCAAAGTTGGGAAAGTATTGAGAAGGCCGGAAATTTAATGGTTGAGGCCATTGAAGATGGTCATAAGTTAATTTCATGCGGGAATGGTGGCTCCATGAGCGATGCCATGCACTTTGCAGAGGAGCTCTCAGGTCGTTTTCGTGGTGATAGGCGTGCCTTGCCAGCCATTGCCATTAGCGATCCCTCGCACATTACATGCTCTGCCAACGATTTTGGTTATGATAAGGTGTTTGCTCGTTTTGTGGAGGCAATTGGGAGCAAGGGTGATGTGTTGGTTGCCATTAGCACCAGCGGTAACTCCGCCAACGTTATGGAGGCATGTATTGCCGCCCGCCAAAAAGGAATGAAGATTGTTGGGCTTACCGGCAAGAATGGTGGTAAGTTGGCCGGGATGTGCGATGTTGAAATTCGGGTACCTTTCTTTGGCTTTGCCGATAGGGTGCAGGAGGTTCACATTAAAATTATTCACTCGCTGATTCACTATATTGAGATGAAGTTGGGTTTAACACAGTAA